In the genome of bacterium, the window GCTGGAGGAGGAGCTGGGCCGCGGTCGGCTCTTTTTCCACGACGCCACCTCACCCGTGGTTACGACGGAGAGCCTCGACCCGGAGAAGGTTTTCCCCGCCGTGCGCCACGGCCTCGGGGACGACTACCTGAACGTGGGCCTCTCGGCCGAGGCGTACGAGATTTTTTGGCAAAATCTGCTCACGCTGCCCCGAGCGCCGGTTCACGCGGTGGACCGGGAGTTGGTCGGGGACGACTTCGCGGTCTTCGAGGGTTGCCTGCCGTTGGAGGTCCTCGCCGAGCGGGGCCGGGACGCCCTGCGCTTCGGACCGCTGCGGCCCGTCGGCCTCCACCACCCGACCACCGGAGAGTCGTACCACGCCGTCATCCAGCTCCGGGCCGAGAATCGGGAGAAGACGCGGTACAGCCTCGTCGGCTGCCAGACCCGCCTGACCCCGCCGGCCCAGAGGACGCTCCTGCGCTCCCTGCCCGGCCTGGAACGGGTGGAGTTCGTCCGATACGGCCGCATG includes:
- the trmFO gene encoding methylenetetrahydrofolate--tRNA-(uracil(54)-C(5))-methyltransferase (FADH(2)-oxidizing) TrmFO; the encoded protein is LEEELGRGRLFFHDATSPVVTTESLDPEKVFPAVRHGLGDDYLNVGLSAEAYEIFWQNLLTLPRAPVHAVDRELVGDDFAVFEGCLPLEVLAERGRDALRFGPLRPVGLHHPTTGESYHAVIQLRAENREKTRYSLVGCQTRLTPPAQRTLLRSLPGLERVEFVRYGRMHRNGYLDGPALLEATLELRGRPGVFVAGQLSGAEGYVEAVATGLLAGKNLARRLSGMEPLVPPRETVLGGLVRTLSGADRIEEDDSPCPVNANFGLLPPLSTRVRGKKDRRTALALRALAAMRAFRWRIGPGGSP